Proteins encoded by one window of Salvia splendens isolate huo1 chromosome 5, SspV2, whole genome shotgun sequence:
- the LOC121802895 gene encoding TIP41-like protein: MEWESDERELKAAGAVPLGGGRVGFLIGGWEIETAKRSILNSSLVQQWEEKLQTTHLPEMVFGESCLILKHINSGITLHFNAYDALCGWKLEALPPVEVPAAALWKFRCQPNDQVILDYDYTFTTPYSGSAGVEKGPESGRGSPGESICSPHWEDCEEQIDMVALSAKESILFYDEVVLYEDELADNGISLLTVKVRVMPSGWFLLLRFWLRVDGVLMRLRDTRMHCSFKESTEPVILREICWREATFKALSSKGYPTDSSAYSDPGTISERLPVAMRKTQKLIVK, translated from the exons ATGGAGTGGGAAAGTGACGAGCGGGAGCTGAAGGCCGCCGGCGCTGTGCCGCTCGGAGGCGGACGCGTCGGATTCCTCATTGGCGGTTGGGAGATCGAGACAGCCAAGCGTTCAATTCTCAACTCCTCTCTTGTCCAGCA ATGGGAAGAGAAACTTCAGACAACCCATTTGCCAGAGATGGTTTTTGGTGAGAGTTGTTTGATTCTTAAGCACATCAACAGTGGCATTACACTTCATTTTAATGCATATGATGCTCTATGTGGTTGGAAGCTGGAAGCTTTGCCTCCAGTTGAAGTTCCCGCAGCTGCTCTTTGGAAATTCCGGTG CCAGCCTAATGATCAGGTGATACTGGATTATGACTATACGTTCACAACTCCATACTCTGGTAGTGCTGGTGTTGAAAAAGGTCCCGAG TCTGGAAGAGGATCTCCTGGAGAAAGTATCTGCAGTCCTCATTGGGAAGATTGCGAGGAACAAATTGATATGGTTGCATTATCAGCTAAAGAATCCATTCTATTCTATGATGAG GTCGTATTGTATGAAGATGAATTGGCTGATAATGGCATCTCTCTTTTGACGGTGAAAGTG AGAGTTATGCCAAGTGGATGGTTTCTTCTCCTGCGCTTCTGG CTCAGAGTTGATGGGGTGCTCATGAGATTGAGGGACACTCGTATGCATTGTAGTTTCAAGGAGAGTACAGAACCAGTTATTCTACGAGAAATATGCTGGAGAGAAGCCACCTTTAAAGCCTTGTCATCT AAAGGATACCCTACAGATTCTTCTGCATACAGTGATCCTGGTACCATCAGTGAGAGGCTCCCAGTGGCCATGCGCAAAACCCAAAAGCTTATAGTAAAATAA